Proteins encoded by one window of Desulfatiglans sp.:
- a CDS encoding DUF3313 domain-containing protein has protein sequence MALAEKGKLKKGDVTNDGLTVLKTTGFTETQIKSDVTWAEYTKYQISPVEVSFRKNWKRDYNRGQKSLAAHVMDEDMVRIKETMGKIVFEEFDKALQEKGGFKKADQADSNTLLFKPRIIDLDVYAPDVQGSSVISRSYVRQAGRATLFLEVHDAVSGEIIGRWIDTREDPDRGYFDWANRITNSERAKLAVGLWVRRLIEGLENLKAGN, from the coding sequence ATGGCTTTAGCAGAGAAGGGAAAATTAAAAAAGGGTGATGTCACTAATGATGGCCTGACAGTGTTGAAGACAACAGGTTTTACTGAAACACAGATTAAAAGTGACGTCACCTGGGCTGAGTACACCAAATATCAAATATCTCCGGTTGAGGTGAGTTTCAGGAAGAACTGGAAGCGAGACTACAATCGTGGTCAAAAAAGTCTGGCAGCACACGTAATGGATGAGGACATGGTAAGGATAAAAGAGACCATGGGGAAAATTGTATTTGAAGAATTTGATAAGGCTCTTCAGGAAAAGGGCGGCTTCAAAAAGGCGGATCAGGCCGATTCAAATACACTTCTTTTTAAACCCAGGATAATCGATCTGGATGTATACGCCCCTGATGTTCAAGGTTCGTCAGTCATCTCCAGAAGCTATGTCAGGCAGGCTGGTCGTGCCACATTGTTTTTAGAGGTTCACGATGCGGTAAGCGGAGAAATCATTGGCCGCTGGATAGATACCAGGGAGGATCCGGACAGAGGTTATTTTGACTGGGCAAACCGGATAACCAATTCTGAACGGGCCAAGCTTGCTGTTGGTCTCTGGGTAAGACGTTTAATCGAAGGTCTGGAAAATTTAAAGGCTGGAAATTGA